One Halobaculum roseum DNA segment encodes these proteins:
- the glmM gene encoding phosphoglucosamine mutase has product MKVFGSSGTRGVVGEEFTPEFVSRVAAAAAATWDAERVALGRDTRTSGRTFADAAAAGVTAAGVDVERLGVVPTPSLVRYCEVEAVPGVMITASHNPPEFNGVKLVGDDGIELPVNRLEVVEERLLAEEPTTVSWDRMGDSRRVPDANDEYVAEMLEAIDRDAVADADLTVALDPGHGAGALTSPEFFRELGCDVVTVNAQPDGHFPGRDPEPVEANLDDLGRLVRAADADVGIAHDGDADRAIFFDEAGEYVEGDASLAALAARDLGEGDTTVAAVNVSQRLVDVCEAAGANLELTPIGSTNIITRIKELWREGESVPIAGEGNGGVFFPDYRLVRDGAFIAAKFLELLAERDATVGEIVAPYEDYTNVRENLSYDSDDQLDAMLEAAEAYAADADAEPDTKDGYRLDYGDAWVLVRPSGTEPKVRVYAESADPERAASLARDVREALEAAKADAAA; this is encoded by the coding sequence ATGAAGGTCTTCGGATCGAGCGGCACCCGCGGGGTCGTCGGCGAGGAGTTCACCCCGGAGTTCGTCTCCCGGGTCGCCGCGGCCGCCGCCGCGACGTGGGACGCCGAGCGCGTCGCCCTCGGCCGCGACACCCGCACCTCCGGGCGGACGTTCGCCGACGCCGCCGCCGCCGGCGTCACCGCCGCCGGCGTCGACGTGGAGCGGCTCGGCGTCGTCCCCACGCCGAGCCTCGTCCGCTACTGCGAGGTCGAGGCGGTGCCCGGCGTGATGATCACCGCGTCGCACAACCCCCCGGAGTTCAACGGCGTCAAGCTCGTCGGCGACGACGGGATCGAACTCCCGGTGAACCGACTCGAGGTCGTCGAGGAGCGCCTCCTGGCCGAGGAGCCGACGACGGTGTCGTGGGACCGGATGGGCGACTCCCGCCGCGTGCCCGACGCCAACGACGAGTACGTCGCGGAGATGCTCGAGGCGATCGACCGCGACGCCGTCGCCGACGCCGATCTCACGGTCGCGCTCGACCCCGGCCACGGCGCCGGCGCGCTCACCTCGCCGGAGTTCTTCCGCGAACTCGGCTGTGACGTGGTGACGGTCAACGCCCAGCCGGACGGCCACTTCCCCGGCCGCGACCCCGAGCCCGTCGAGGCGAACCTCGACGACCTCGGGCGGCTCGTGCGCGCCGCGGACGCCGACGTGGGGATCGCCCACGACGGCGACGCCGACCGCGCCATCTTCTTCGACGAGGCCGGCGAGTACGTCGAGGGCGACGCCTCGCTGGCGGCGCTCGCCGCCCGCGATCTGGGCGAGGGCGACACCACCGTCGCCGCCGTCAACGTCTCCCAGCGGCTCGTCGACGTGTGCGAGGCCGCCGGCGCGAACCTCGAACTCACGCCCATCGGCTCGACGAACATCATCACCCGGATCAAGGAGCTGTGGCGCGAGGGCGAGTCCGTCCCCATCGCCGGCGAGGGCAACGGCGGGGTGTTCTTCCCCGACTACCGGCTCGTGCGCGACGGCGCGTTCATCGCCGCGAAGTTCCTCGAGCTGCTGGCCGAGCGCGACGCCACGGTGGGCGAGATCGTCGCCCCGTACGAGGACTACACGAACGTCCGCGAGAACCTCTCGTACGACTCCGACGACCAACTGGACGCGATGTTGGAGGCCGCCGAGGCGTACGCGGCCGACGCCGACGCCGAGCCCGACACGAAGGACGGCTACCGGCTCGACTACGGCGACGCGTGGGTGCTCGTGCGACCCTCCGGAACGGAGCCGAAGGTGCGCGTGTACGCCGAGTCCGCCGACCCCGAGCGCGCCGCGTCGCTGGCGCGGGATGTCCGGGAGGCCCTCGAAGCGGCGAAGGCCGACGCCGCGGCGTAG
- a CDS encoding DUF7118 family protein — MARDTAGDAGNSGTSGRSGAAGDTADRPDPLPEAERDAADLAAELREARERRDDAVAAVEEHGESTLATVRDALRRADRLLDRYVDSATGTGDFQAYVEFQGEFAAVVEDLDEDVPGHDAFEQANEAVDGRRLSESDFERAREALSPARELAHRLAEREDAEEAVHEATREANRRLGALDDRIDELERLVELGEADPTAPTEELREPIAAYNDAVRDAFAEFRREAPARELLAFVADAAESPFVDYAAPPSELLAFLDSSPADGASLPDLLDYADYSASKLDHYVEDPGTFTARVRPHRTYLERLSAEPLTVDWPPPSAETLRFRREELVSVVAKFAPEGTVARARELREVADHSDYARLRRAAESETELSDAEVERVASGEAAAELVEARERRELLADTLDEPDA; from the coding sequence ATGGCACGCGACACAGCCGGCGACGCCGGTAACTCCGGAACGTCGGGACGCTCCGGCGCGGCCGGCGACACCGCGGACCGCCCCGACCCGCTGCCCGAGGCCGAGCGCGACGCCGCCGACCTCGCCGCCGAACTCCGGGAGGCCCGCGAGCGCCGCGACGACGCGGTCGCCGCCGTCGAGGAGCACGGCGAGTCGACGCTCGCGACCGTCCGCGACGCCCTCCGGCGCGCCGACCGCCTGCTGGACCGCTACGTCGACTCGGCGACCGGCACCGGCGATTTCCAGGCGTACGTCGAGTTCCAGGGCGAGTTCGCGGCCGTCGTCGAGGACCTCGACGAGGACGTCCCCGGCCACGACGCCTTCGAGCAGGCCAACGAGGCCGTCGACGGCCGGCGGCTCTCGGAGTCCGACTTCGAGCGCGCCCGCGAGGCGCTCTCGCCCGCCCGCGAGCTCGCCCACCGGCTGGCCGAGCGCGAGGACGCCGAGGAGGCGGTCCACGAGGCGACGCGGGAGGCGAACCGGCGACTCGGCGCGCTCGACGACCGCATCGACGAGCTGGAGCGGCTGGTCGAGCTGGGCGAGGCGGACCCGACCGCGCCGACCGAGGAACTCCGCGAGCCGATCGCCGCCTACAACGACGCCGTCCGCGACGCGTTCGCCGAGTTCCGTCGGGAAGCGCCGGCCCGCGAGCTGCTGGCGTTCGTCGCCGACGCCGCCGAGTCGCCGTTCGTCGACTACGCCGCGCCGCCGTCGGAGCTGCTCGCCTTCCTCGACTCGTCGCCGGCGGACGGGGCGTCGCTGCCGGACCTGCTCGACTACGCCGACTACTCCGCCTCGAAGCTGGACCACTACGTCGAGGACCCGGGGACGTTCACCGCGCGGGTGCGACCCCACCGCACGTACCTCGAACGGCTGTCCGCGGAGCCGCTGACGGTCGACTGGCCCCCGCCGTCGGCCGAAACACTGCGGTTCCGGCGCGAGGAGCTCGTCTCGGTCGTCGCCAAGTTCGCGCCCGAGGGGACCGTCGCCCGCGCCCGCGAGCTGCGCGAGGTCGCCGACCACTCCGACTACGCGCGGCTCCGCCGCGCCGCCGAGTCCGAGACCGAGCTGTCCGACGCGGAGGTCGAGCGCGTCGCCTCGGGCGAGGCGGCCGCCGAGCTGGTCGAGGCGCGCGAGCGACGTGAGTTGCTGGCGGACACGCTCGACGAGCCGGACGCGTGA
- the fer gene encoding ferredoxin Fer yields the protein MPTVEYLNYEVLDDNGWDLDDDDLFDNAADAGLDAEDYGELDVNEGEYILEAAEAQGYDWPFSCRAGACANCAAIVKEGEIEMDMQQILSDEEVEDKNVRLTCIGSPQADEIKIVYNAKHLDYLQNRVI from the coding sequence ATGCCCACGGTCGAATACCTTAACTACGAAGTGCTGGACGACAACGGCTGGGACCTCGACGACGACGACCTCTTCGACAACGCCGCCGACGCGGGGCTGGACGCCGAAGACTACGGCGAGCTCGACGTCAACGAGGGCGAGTACATCCTCGAGGCCGCCGAGGCCCAGGGGTACGACTGGCCGTTCTCGTGTCGCGCCGGCGCCTGCGCCAACTGCGCGGCCATCGTGAAGGAGGGCGAGATCGAGATGGACATGCAGCAGATCCTCTCCGACGAGGAGGTCGAGGACAAGAACGTCCGCCTGACGTGCATCGGTTCGCCGCAGGCCGACGAGATCAAGATCGTCTACAACGCGAAGCACCTCGACTACCTCCAGAACCGCGTCATCTGA
- the hisI gene encoding phosphoribosyl-AMP cyclohydrolase yields MSDSQTAAGSDDGVAVDFGDDGLVPAVAQDADSGEVLMLAYVNEEALDRTRETGRAHYYSRSREELWEKGATSGHTQAVREVRVDCDADALLYLVEQTGGACHTGHRSCFHRTVDGEHVGERVFDPDAVYE; encoded by the coding sequence ATGAGTGATTCCCAGACCGCCGCCGGGAGCGACGACGGCGTGGCGGTCGACTTCGGCGACGACGGGCTCGTCCCCGCGGTCGCACAGGACGCCGACTCCGGCGAGGTGTTGATGCTCGCGTACGTGAACGAGGAGGCGCTCGACCGGACGCGCGAGACGGGCCGCGCGCACTACTACTCGCGCTCGCGCGAGGAGCTGTGGGAGAAGGGCGCCACCAGCGGGCACACCCAGGCGGTCCGCGAGGTCCGCGTCGACTGCGACGCCGACGCCCTGCTGTACCTCGTCGAGCAGACCGGCGGCGCCTGCCACACCGGGCACCGGTCGTGCTTCCATCGAACGGTCGACGGCGAGCACGTCGGCGAGCGCGTGTTCGACCCCGACGCGGTGTACGAGTGA
- a CDS encoding A24 family peptidase, translating into MLGVATAADLLRLLVIPGFAWAAYRDIRTRRVASSLWLPLLAIGALALVIDATAAFPFDGYAGRLFLVRVGFSILFLVPFSVLAYRMAAFGGADMKALVVLAVAFPTTPAYVVPLWILPDVTWLHTVGFPASPSALGVTAMSALTNAVLFGAGYVALLFASNLAAGRFSPAMVVGRWTGVEDLPEVHGQLIRVDGLRPERGLDLDALRMYLRWRGSTLAAVRDDPDRHRDPASVGETRPPTDGAVHDGPRTDGGVDDGGFEFPESDAESPATDAAADDRTADAGAETDAAAGDTDDPWAAERFLDEIDGSAYGTTPETLREGLDRVTTEDALWVSPGLPFLVPLFGGLVLALTYGDVLTVALGALGLV; encoded by the coding sequence GTGCTCGGCGTCGCCACCGCGGCCGACCTCCTCCGGCTGCTCGTGATCCCGGGGTTCGCGTGGGCCGCCTACCGCGACATCCGCACCCGCCGCGTCGCGAGCTCCCTCTGGCTACCGCTGCTCGCGATCGGCGCGCTGGCGCTCGTCATCGACGCGACGGCGGCGTTCCCGTTCGACGGCTACGCCGGGCGGCTGTTCCTCGTCCGGGTCGGGTTCTCGATCCTCTTTCTGGTCCCCTTCTCGGTGCTCGCCTACCGGATGGCCGCCTTCGGCGGCGCCGACATGAAGGCGCTCGTCGTGCTCGCGGTCGCGTTCCCGACGACGCCGGCGTACGTCGTTCCGCTGTGGATCCTCCCGGACGTGACGTGGCTGCACACCGTCGGCTTCCCGGCGTCTCCCTCGGCGCTCGGCGTCACGGCGATGTCGGCGCTGACGAACGCGGTGCTGTTCGGCGCCGGCTACGTCGCCCTGCTGTTCGCGTCGAACCTCGCCGCCGGGCGGTTCTCGCCGGCGATGGTCGTCGGCCGGTGGACCGGCGTCGAGGACCTCCCGGAGGTGCACGGGCAGCTCATCCGCGTCGACGGGCTGCGCCCCGAGCGCGGCCTCGACCTCGACGCCCTCCGGATGTACCTCCGCTGGCGGGGCAGCACCCTCGCGGCCGTCCGGGACGACCCGGACCGCCACCGCGACCCGGCCTCGGTCGGCGAGACGCGGCCGCCGACCGACGGCGCGGTCCACGACGGCCCGCGGACGGACGGGGGCGTCGACGACGGCGGGTTCGAGTTCCCCGAGTCGGACGCGGAGTCGCCCGCTACTGACGCCGCCGCCGACGATCGGACCGCCGACGCGGGAGCCGAGACGGACGCCGCCGCCGGCGACACCGACGACCCGTGGGCCGCCGAGCGGTTCCTCGACGAGATCGATGGAAGCGCCTACGGCACGACGCCCGAGACGCTGCGCGAGGGGCTCGACCGCGTCACGACCGAGGACGCGCTGTGGGTGTCGCCGGGGCTCCCGTTCCTCGTCCCGCTGTTCGGCGGGCTCGTGCTCGCGCTCACCTACGGCGACGTGCTCACGGTCGCGCTCGGGGCGCTGGGGCTGGTGTGA
- a CDS encoding GNAT family N-acetyltransferase, translating to MDIEVRPVASPTEFRAALVVNRAAWRDAYADILPAERLEAMTVPEGVDLQDRYDRATGDGRRFLVAVDRKPGAVVGFADAVVGDGRKAFCERDDAELRAIYVDPDAQGAGVGSALLEAAVDRVPDACSRLVLETFTENRAAREFYEARGFERIGASAFEVGGESYPTAVYARPL from the coding sequence ATGGACATCGAGGTTCGGCCGGTCGCCTCGCCGACGGAGTTCCGGGCGGCGCTGGTCGTCAACCGCGCCGCCTGGCGCGACGCCTACGCCGACATCCTCCCCGCCGAGCGGCTGGAGGCGATGACGGTCCCCGAGGGCGTCGATCTACAGGACCGGTACGACCGCGCGACCGGCGACGGCCGGAGATTCCTCGTCGCCGTCGACCGAAAGCCGGGGGCGGTCGTCGGGTTCGCAGACGCGGTGGTCGGCGACGGGCGCAAGGCGTTCTGCGAGCGCGACGACGCGGAGCTGCGGGCGATCTACGTCGACCCCGACGCGCAGGGCGCGGGCGTCGGCTCGGCGCTGCTGGAGGCCGCGGTCGACCGCGTCCCGGACGCGTGCTCGCGGCTGGTGCTGGAGACGTTCACGGAGAACCGCGCCGCACGCGAGTTCTACGAGGCGCGCGGGTTCGAGCGGATCGGCGCGTCGGCGTTCGAGGTGGGCGGGGAGTCGTACCCGACGGCGGTGTACGCGCGGCCGCTGTGA